One genomic segment of Sorex araneus isolate mSorAra2 chromosome X, mSorAra2.pri, whole genome shotgun sequence includes these proteins:
- the EZHIP gene encoding EZH inhibitory protein, producing the protein MATRSNRDRKKQQGEGDSFGPGRGEAVFGDKAVFSFSSLAAGVVVSTGGNLGTPSMNAGLQSARSAHQDLRSVMPGTSQGAFVFATIFTPAAAALSVCLPLGNRASCRGRALRRRRTPSRIMLCCREPGPSTKGLGPPKVQHPAPAARPQPGTKSRSAVRAGAEEPRPAASPRPPHRPELPNPELRPAARNPVPKPKPASCSSRRAPLHPTASRSAPDVCSAVSLRPRPTAQRHPAVRRLVWEGGSVTRGRPAICDRNGSGPGPAARRRRGSGPSPLSSCCSSVSERPSGARSCPTSGPGPSSGSSPIHLRSRVIQSGPARFSSSMNPVVVLRRCSTQPPEALSLQKHSASRSTQPPEALSLQKHSASRSTQPPEALSLQKHSASRSSPSPQGPPCQSPPYSPGCGLQRHVYQNRSRSPEAAEVKSFKSEPEWHAVRMRASSPSPPGRYFLFRWRLAGGRLVTHSSSSPPSPVAPPSASSPAPLSSPTCPAAVSFPESPGRKNSPTFDILSGNTSSHFGGLASIPTASPGSLRRAFMPELCALDSAASGHLWDMENKPPGPEAPGL; encoded by the exons ATGGCGACCCGGTCGAACAGGGATCGGAAGAAGCAGCAAGGTGAGGG AGACTCCTTTGGGCCAGGCCGTGGAGAAGCCGTATTCGGGGACAAAGcggttttctctttctcttccctggcTGCAGGTGTCGTCGTCAGCACTGGGGGCAACCTGGGAACACCCTCAATGAACGCCGGCCTTCAGAGTGCCCGGAGTGCCCATCAAGACCTGAGGAGTGTGATGCCGGGGACAAGCCAAG GGGCATTTGTCTTTGCTACCATTTTCACCCCAGCAGCAGCTGCCCTCAGTGTCTGCCTTCCCTTAGGGAATCGGGCTTCCTGCAGGGGCCGAGCGCTCCGCCGTCGCAGGACACCATCACGCATCATGCTCTGCTGCAGAGAGCCTGGGCCGAGCACCAAAGGCTTAGGTCCTCCGAAAGTCCAGCATCCGGCACCTGCTGCTCGGCCTCAGCCTGGAACCAAGTCGCGCTCTGCAGTCCGCGCAGGGGCGGAGGAGCCGCGCCCAGCTGCCAGTCCTCGTCCTCCGCATAGGCCCGAGTTGCCCAACCCCGAGTTGCGTCCTGCAGCCCGAAACCCCGTGCCAAAGCCGAAACCCGCTAGCTGCTCCTCAAGACGTGCTCCGCTGCACCCAACAGCCAGCCGCAGTGCACCAGATGTGTGCTCGGCTGTCAGCCTTCGTCCTCGGCCTACAGCACAGCGGCACCCTGCAGTCCGCCGCCTTGTATGGGAGGGAGGCTCAGTCACCCGTGGCCGTCCTGCCATCTGCGACCGCAACGGATCTGGGCCAGGCCCTGCAGCCCGTCGCCGGCGTGGTTCTGGGCCAAGCCCTTTGTCCAGCTGCTGCAGCAGTGTTTCTGAGCGGCCCTCTGGCGCCCGCAGCTGCCCCACATCTGGGCCAGGCCCATCCTCTGGGTCAAGCCCCATTCACCTCCGGAGCCGTGTGATCCAGAGCGGCCCGGCCCGCTTCAGCAGCAGTATGAATCCAGTCGTTGTCCTGCGGCGTTGCAGCACCCAGCCTCCAGAAGCACTCAGCCTCCAGAAGCACTCAGCCTCCAGAAGCACCCAGCCTCCAGAAGCACTCAGCCTCCAGAAGCACTCAGCCTCCAGAAGCACCCAGCCTCCAGAAGCACTCAGCCTCCAGAAGCACTCAGCCTCCAGAAGCAGCCCCAGTCCGCAGGGGCCACCTTGCCAGAGCCCTCCCTATTCCCCTGGATGTGGCTTACAAAGGCATGTCTACCAGAATAGGTCGCGCTCTCCCGAGGCGGCTGAGGTCAAGAGCTTTAAGTCAGAGCCTGAATGGCATGCAGTCCGTATGCGTGCCTCTTCGCCTTCGCCTCCTGGTAGGTACTTCCTTTTTCGCTGGAGGCTGGCCGGAGGAAGGTTAGTCACTcactcttcctcctctccaccctccccGGTTGCTCCACCTtctgcctcctcccctgctcctctttcctctcccacGTGCCCAGCTGCTGTCTCCTTCCCCGAGTCTCCTGGAAGGAAGAACTCCCCTACCTTTGATATTCTTAGTGGGAACACATCTTCCCACTTTGGTGGTCTGGCCTCCATCCCCACAGCTAGTCCCGGTAGCCTGAGGCGTGCCTTTATGCCAGAGCTTTGTGCTCTAGATTCTGCCGCTTCAGGACATCTGTGGGATATGGAGAACAAACCTCCTGGCCCTGAAGCCCCTGGGCTGTGA